Part of the Zingiber officinale cultivar Zhangliang chromosome 8A, Zo_v1.1, whole genome shotgun sequence genome, TTTAACTTTGATATATCATTGTAACAATTACCTTCTCTGTTTTATATCAGGAAAATACCTCTTTAACAAATGAGAAATGATTTTCATGAGGAAAGCTAAAATAATACTAATACATAGACCATAATTGATCATCTATATGTATAATTAAAATTTGTGTGCCTCTGCTGTTCCTTCCTGCCTGCTTTTCATGAGGAACACGGACATTCTTAGGCCTATTGATAGTACTTTGCTTTCTTAGAGTACAAGCACTCAAGGTTTCAAATGCCACTCTCTTTCAATGACTTTTCAGGTAGTGGTTGAGCTTGGAAAATTTTGTAACATGTGCAATATTTCCATtgtgcttaatttttttttctaaagctAAATTATTAATTTGTCAATTTTTGTAGGGTTAATTGACCCACTACTTACAATGTGTCTGTCTCCACCCATTTTTTCAGGTCTGTATTTTGGGCATTGTTTGGAGCCATATATTTGTGCTTTGGTATGCCTGAAGTATATCGTGTACTATTTGAGGCATTCGGAATGGACCCAGAAGATGAAAACTGTCAACCAAAGTTGAGACGGCAATTGGAAGATGTTGATTATGTCTCGGTGGAGTTTGAGAACAGACAAATTACCTGGCAAGATATGGCTGCATACAAGGCATTCAACTGTATTTGTTTCTTCAGATGCATTATTTCACTGACCATTGCTTGTTCCACGTTCATAAATTCTCATTATGTCTTTACTTAAAGATTGTCGAAAATCTTTGAGTTCACATTTTGTCATTTCCGTGCAGCCTCCACAAGATGCTCTTTTTGCTCATCCAAGGCTTTTTAGAGCATGTGTACCACCAGGTATGCATAGATTTCGAGGGAATATCTGGGACTTTGATAGTAGTCGTAAAGTCATGGAAGCGTTGAGGTACCCTTTGCCAATGAATGATCGAATTCCAGAAATCACTGAGGCAAGGAATATTGAACTTGGCCTTGGTCTTCAGGTAACCTCTGAATATTCTGCTTTGATTTTGTGAGAGTTATTTGCACCTAAGCAGTTAGTACATGTTTGATTGTGATGGAGACAAATCAAAGACCAATTTTTAATTTGGCATACTTTGGCTAACTATGTGCCTATTTGAGAAAGAATGTGAAGTGCTCCAAACATCTATAAGCATTGAAACAAGGATCCAAAAGCCCAATTCTTTATTTGGACTACTTTGAATAATAATAGACCTATTTGAGAAGGAAAGTAAAGTCCAATAGTTCAATGTTTAAAAATCAATGTTTGAGAAGTCAAGAGTGTCAAAATCTTCATtatttgcaagaaatcctaagtCGAGTATGAAATGTAAGCTTCTAGATTGTGTGATATATGCCTACGGTGTGATGCCTAGGTTTCTTTAGGCACAATGCATATGTTCATAAAGCTTATCTTCAGCTTCCTACCAACATATCTTCAAACAATTATACTATCAATCGACTATGACACTTCAGCTATTGATTGTCCTAATGAGTTTGATCAACCGTATAATTTTCTTTTGACCCTCTTTGTACCATTACATGCAATACTGCCATAGATGATGTTTGGATGCCTCGATGGTTCGACTATTTGTCATATCAATTATCATAACCAGTCATTTGAGAGCAGTTAGCATGATATATATGATGTCGCAGAATGATATGTCCTTTAGTTATGCTCCTTGCACTCCAACGACCTTACAGGCTTACGCCCTTGAGTTAAATGATGGAAGATGATGATAAATTACTTTCAGCAATTGATATAGCTACTGCAAGAACAGATTGCAGTATCATTTAAGTCTGTGTCATTAGAAGCCATGCAGAGATATTTTGATTTGAAAAGCTTCATGCTCGAGAATCCAATGCCGACTGGACTTAGCTCACTCATAACTTCTTCAATGAGTCGTATTCCTACCGTTTTAGGATTTAATGTTATCTCAAGCCGCTATCAGCCTCTTCTTCCGCATTTTCCTTGTACAAAATTTATGAGAATTTTTCTTTCTCTGCTTGTTATTGATAGATCCACATACTGCTATTTTGGTATGTGGCCATTCTCGATCTGCTAGAAATATATTTATTCTTGTATGAACCTGAATTGATCATTTGTCTGCTAGTTTTAACACAATTTATTATCCGGCAGTTGGCATTTTTACACCCATCGAAATACAAGTTTGAGCATCCTAGATTTTGTTTCGAACGGTTGGAATATGTTGGGCAAAAGATCCAGGTACAACTTTGTTGTGAAATTGCTTGTAAGGTTATTGTCACCTTAATAATGTTGCTTTAGCTGCACTCACATGAGTTGCAGATTTGTGTCTTAGCAAAAAAGGATTTCGATCAATCATCATTTTACCAATTATTTCACCTTCAGGATCTCGTGATGGCTGAAAGGTTGCTAATGAAGCATCTTGATGCCCCCGGAAGATGGCTACAAGAAAAGCACCGGCGCACCTTGATGAACAAGTTCTGTGGCCGATACTTGAGGGATAAGAACCTTCATCATTTCATCATTTACGGGGAGTCAGTTCAAGACAGGTTTGAGTACAACCGGAGGCTGAGAAACCCCGCCACGACTGCAGTCCAGCAAGCCATACATGGGCTTGCATACACTGTCTACGGCAAACCGGACGTGAGGCGCTTGATGTTTCAAGTGTTTGATTTTGAGCAAATCCAGCCAAAGGCTGTGTGAATACAGGCATACCGGTTTTTTATGATTGCATTGTCGCATCTTCATAATGAGCCTTCAAAATCGTGAGCAAGAATAGTCGATATGATTGCCAAAGGCTTTGAAGGTTAGCATTCGTCAAGTAGACATCGACAAAGGTGTGCCCGCAAGTCTGCATAAGAATTCGGCCGCGTGCTCTGGCTTAGAAACTAATGGCTTTTTCTGTTGCATGGATGTGAATTGGCACATGAAGCTTAGGGAGAATTCTAGAATTAGTTTGTTCCTGTATACTTCTGGGGGCTCGAACAAAAATTCATATCGAAATTTATTTGAGTATttatttcaaaaccaatttctgcTCCAAGTTTCCAATTTGTTTATTTCAAAAGAATGTGTATGATCATAATGCAGATTGTCAGCAAAAGATAGAAACTAGAAAGCCAATGAGATCTTTTTTTTGATGTAATCATCATTTTACTCATTTGAGATGAATGTCGACTAAAGATCAATATGGCGGTTACTAATTTACTTTGGAGAGCGGAaagcaaaattaaaaaaaaaaatctacagtGAAAAAGTTTTCGCCGTTTACTTCATTGAAATTTTTAGATGGAAGAGAAACACAATCCATCCACAGATGATTTTGGAACTAAAATCGATCACCTTAAAATCGGATGGAAAACAACAAATgggaaaaaaatgacgcatgtatctctttttattaataaaattacaccatatactaAAAAATAATGACGCATGTACCATTTTCAACTTATAAAATTACACCATGtaccaaaaaaatgacgcatgtacatttttttttataaaattacgaTTGCATGTATCCATCTTCCTCAATGAAGATAAACAAGAATacaaaggaagagatttctttaccctttctcttctcttcctccaaggATAATTTTCCACCAtagattcctttcctttctttatccGCGCTTGAGAGTAAACATAGCATAAAGGCTTGTTTACACAGAGGGAATAGCTACAGGAGGGAGGAGAGTTCCAATTTTGTCTCCTCTCCCTACTGGCAGGTAAACATAGCATAAGGCGATGCCCTTTAGCATTAGGGATGTAAACgaaacgaatcgaatcgagcgaaacagtattaggctcgagttcagctagtttaagttatattcgggctcgagctcgaatcgaacttttatcacaaggcATGAGCTCGGCTTGTTTTGGAATTACCAAGCTCGCGAATAGTTCGAACTCGattcgttattagctcgattatcatagttaatgAGTCTAACTCGTTAAGTGAGCCCGAGCTCATTTTAGAACTCGTTTTTTAGCTCATTTTAAGACTCGTTTTAGAGATCGTTTTGCAGGCTTATTAAGTGAGCTCGAAAactcatttgaataaatattcaataaatctaacaactaaaataatataaactcaacACATCATTGAATATCCCAAACTACTACATTAAACTTCAAAACTCAACACATCATTGAACATGTTCGTGAGCCCTTTAATCAAGCTGAGCTTGAGCCCGAGTTCATGAACCTATAAACAAACATATTCTCAAGCcctttaaacgagccgagctcaagccctttaaacgagccgagctcgagccctttAAATGAGTCGAATCGAGCCcgagctcgcgagcctataaacaaacatgttcgcgagctcacgagccaaatgtccttaagctcgagctcagtTTGATAAAACTGTCAAGGCTCTATAAGATAAACAAACGAACTTGAATGAGTTTTTAACTAAATCGAGTTCCGAagagctcgcgaaccgtttggtccATTTATATCCCTATTTAGCACCAAACTAAGGTTAGTTATTCACATGTAAATGTAAATCAAAAAGATAGTCCTAGAACAAGGTTAAGATGGTTGATCCTCCTTTAAAACTATATTGACAGACAAAAGGcagtaggtttttttttttttttttatccacattGTTGTTTTGTATTGAACAATATGCAGCAATACAATCGTTGTAAGTCGATATTAACATTAACTACAACCAGCTTAAACGAGAAAGGAATACTAAAATGTCTGGAGTGAAACTATTTCTGGTTTCAGAAGTAAGTTTTCACCCAAACAAACTGCTCATTGAAACTTGGTTTTTGTCTGAAAATGTGAGCTACTACTGCATTACTGGATTCTATGAATCCTCAAAATAAACCTAGAAAATTTATCATCTCAAACTGAGCATTGCACATATTAAGAAAGGTGAGTTGGAGAAGACAACAAGATATTGTGCTAGAATTCACCATACCAATGCTACGGAGAGAACAAGACAGTCAATAACTGCATATACTTGTTTTATGAGCACAAGTGAACACCTGAAGATAAAACCCTCCATTCTTGACGAAGGAAGTGATCTACATTTGCAAGAGTTACAGAAGCCATCTATATGCCCATCTTGGTCATGCCCGACTGTCAACCGATATTGTTGTCTTGCATGATGATCAACCATAGGTGGGCAACACAACAAACCAGTTTTGATGCATTGGTTTCTGATAAGCCGCATAAGTttttcaatgagttagactctaTGACATCTTCAGCGGATCACTTATAATACAATCACACGAAGTCCAATTATACAAGTAACAAGCATCAATATGAACATCCTTGCCAATTCCAATCTCATAGGAATTGAAAACCCATAAACCAAACATCACCTGAATTTTTGAGGAAAAAAGGTAGCATTCATCTTTAAGCCCATGTGAC contains:
- the LOC122010191 gene encoding ribonuclease III domain-containing protein RNC1, chloroplastic-like isoform X1, yielding MELCSPLHSLFSVDLSFSAAISHLPLHSYVKSSQSRRPNPRRRALAVASTPPPEAPPNSPQRLLRELAERKKVAFPKKKVPPRRFILKPPLDDAKLAQRFLNSPQLSLKSLPLLSSCLPSARLNNADQTWIDEYLLEAKQALGYPLEPFDQLDDGNPAKQFDTLLYLAFQHPAPDCQRANAKHVRNGHSRLSFLGQYVLELAFAEYFLQRYPRESPAPMRERVFELIGKRNLPKWIKAASLHNLVFPYDEMDKMIRKDREPPAKSVFWALFGAIYLCFGMPEVYRVLFEAFGMDPEDENCQPKLRRQLEDVDYVSVEFENRQITWQDMAAYKPPQDALFAHPRLFRACVPPGMHRFRGNIWDFDSSRKVMEALRYPLPMNDRIPEITEARNIELGLGLQLAFLHPSKYKFEHPRFCFERLEYVGQKIQDLVMAERLLMKHLDAPGRWLQEKHRRTLMNKFCGRYLRDKNLHHFIIYGESVQDRFEYNRRLRNPATTAVQQAIHGLAYTVYGKPDVRRLMFQVFDFEQIQPKAV
- the LOC122010191 gene encoding ribonuclease III domain-containing protein RNC1, chloroplastic-like isoform X2, which translates into the protein MLIMSRWSLRTDKLPGKIWLHTRHSTPPQDALFAHPRLFRACVPPGMHRFRGNIWDFDSSRKVMEALRYPLPMNDRIPEITEARNIELGLGLQLAFLHPSKYKFEHPRFCFERLEYVGQKIQDLVMAERLLMKHLDAPGRWLQEKHRRTLMNKFCGRYLRDKNLHHFIIYGESVQDRFEYNRRLRNPATTAVQQAIHGLAYTVYGKPDVRRLMFQVFDFEQIQPKAV